Proteins co-encoded in one Ponticoccus alexandrii genomic window:
- a CDS encoding ABC transporter ATP-binding protein, with product MIPRLLSFIDAFAPAEGNPPRDVGPFARWALQGAWPAIWTACFVTLLTGIAELVSARFTGWVVDAAAAQGPGGYWGPYAILIGFGLLFFLLIRPLIVLADAAVSSISLGPNLYPLVLSRVNRYTLGHSLSYFDNDFAGRISQKATQVARGLNDLVNEMTDVLVYAVAMFAGTFFLLAGIDPRLLLIFTGWFVVYALFLRLMIPKMRRLARERADANTLVTGQIVDTLSNIATVKLFAHDTREDEATRATLVRWRGKARDFGVVSALFRLGLMTLGGLLPLMAILSALYLYSIGAASSGDIAMTAMLTTRLAMLTNRLGRAAMSIFTNIGVVADGIGTLTPPHAITDRPGARDEARGGALRFEHLTFRYGGKQAALNDFDLTVKQGEKIALVGASGAGKSTVIGLLLRLYDVEEGRILLGGDDIRDLTQAGLRRAVSVVRQETSMFNRSALENIRYGRPDASDEEVFDAARRASAHDFIQDLRDRRGREGYDARLGERGVKLSGGQRQRIALARAILKDAPVLVLDEATSALDSEVEAEIQGALDVVMQGKTVIAIAHRLSTIAQMDRIIVMEQGRIVEQGTHDALLAKRGVYARYWSRQSGGFLGAQDAAE from the coding sequence ATGATCCCGCGCCTTCTGTCCTTCATCGACGCCTTCGCCCCGGCAGAGGGCAACCCACCCCGCGACGTCGGCCCCTTTGCGCGCTGGGCGCTGCAGGGCGCGTGGCCCGCGATCTGGACCGCCTGTTTCGTCACGCTTCTGACGGGCATCGCGGAACTGGTTTCGGCCCGGTTCACCGGCTGGGTGGTGGATGCGGCGGCGGCGCAGGGGCCGGGCGGCTACTGGGGCCCCTACGCCATCCTGATCGGCTTCGGCCTGCTGTTCTTCCTGCTGATCCGCCCGCTGATCGTGCTGGCGGATGCGGCGGTGTCCTCGATCAGCCTTGGCCCCAACCTCTACCCGCTCGTCCTCAGCCGGGTGAACCGCTACACGCTGGGGCACTCGCTGTCCTACTTCGACAACGACTTCGCCGGGCGCATCAGCCAGAAGGCGACGCAGGTGGCGCGCGGCCTCAACGACCTCGTGAACGAGATGACGGACGTGCTGGTCTACGCTGTCGCGATGTTCGCCGGGACCTTCTTCCTGCTGGCGGGTATCGACCCGCGTCTGCTGCTGATCTTCACCGGCTGGTTCGTGGTCTACGCCCTGTTCCTGCGCCTGATGATCCCCAAGATGCGGCGGCTGGCGCGCGAGCGCGCCGATGCCAACACGCTGGTCACGGGGCAGATCGTCGACACGCTGTCCAACATCGCGACGGTGAAGCTCTTCGCCCACGACACGCGCGAGGATGAGGCGACGCGCGCCACGCTGGTTCGCTGGCGCGGCAAGGCGCGCGATTTCGGCGTGGTCTCTGCGCTGTTCCGGCTGGGCCTGATGACGCTGGGCGGGCTGCTGCCGCTCATGGCGATCCTGTCGGCGCTGTATCTCTATTCCATCGGCGCCGCCTCTTCGGGCGATATCGCGATGACCGCGATGCTGACGACGCGGCTTGCGATGCTGACGAACCGGCTGGGGCGCGCGGCCATGTCGATCTTCACCAACATCGGCGTGGTGGCGGATGGCATCGGCACGCTGACCCCGCCGCACGCGATCACCGACCGCCCCGGCGCCCGGGACGAGGCCCGCGGCGGCGCCCTGCGGTTCGAGCATCTGACCTTCCGCTATGGCGGCAAGCAGGCGGCGCTGAACGACTTCGACCTGACCGTGAAGCAGGGCGAGAAGATCGCGCTGGTCGGGGCCTCGGGCGCGGGCAAATCCACGGTGATCGGCCTTCTGCTGCGGCTTTACGACGTCGAAGAGGGGCGCATCCTGCTGGGCGGCGACGACATCCGCGACCTGACGCAGGCGGGGCTGCGGCGCGCGGTTTCGGTGGTGCGGCAAGAGACCTCGATGTTCAACCGCTCGGCGCTGGAGAACATCCGCTACGGGCGTCCCGACGCCAGTGACGAAGAGGTCTTCGACGCCGCGCGGCGCGCCTCGGCCCATGATTTTATCCAGGACCTGCGCGACCGCCGGGGCCGCGAAGGCTATGACGCGCGCCTTGGCGAGCGCGGGGTCAAGCTGTCGGGCGGCCAGAGGCAGCGCATCGCGCTGGCCCGTGCGATCCTGAAGGATGCGCCGGTGCTGGTTCTGGACGAGGCGACAAGCGCGCTCGATTCCGAGGTCGAGGCAGAGATTCAGGGCGCACTGGATGTGGTGATGCAGGGCAAGACCGTCATCGCCATTGCACACAGGTTGTCCACAATCGCCCAGATGGACCGGATCATCGTGATGGAGCAGGGCCGCATCGTCGAGCAGGGCACCCACGACGCCCTTCTGGCCAAGCGCGGCGTCTACGCGCGCTACTGGTCGCGGCAGTCCGGCGGCTTTCTGGGGGCGCAGGACGCCGCGGAATGA
- a CDS encoding ABC transporter ATP-binding protein: MQQWFQRFVRRAGDMIDPEAPAEGPPPRDLWPFTLWALKGGWSVIWLGVAISVLAGITEVASMYLLGRVVDAVAAPADAVIPVGWLIAAAVGLLLVARPLLFGGLALTQAVMIGPNILKLVLARLYRWTIAQPVSFFDNDFAGRVAQKKMQAARSLTEIVVETVNAVTFGLATVMATAVLLGGISGWLLGFLALWFALYAGFLKLTLPMVRTRSAKRAEAQAMVTGQVVDTISNIKTVKLFAGGAHEDRMALGAMSELRDKTLHYGEAQTAFRLGLIFIAGLLPILMVGAAIALRAGGVSPGDIAAVGAVTIRLAQMTGWISFTMMVIYSHLGEVEDGMNTLSVPHTLTDAEGAADLRVSAAEVRFDGVTFTYGGESGGVEDLNLTIAPGEKLAIVGASGAGKSTLVSLMLRLYDTEGGVVRIDGQDVSGVTQESLRRKIGMVTQETAMFNRSALDNIRYGRPDATDAEVMEAARAAEAHEFIQELRDHRGRQGYEAHLGERGVKLSGGQRQRIALARAILKDAPILVLDEATSALDSEVEASIQEALDRVMEGKTVLAIAHRLSTISSMDRIIVLDAGRIVEEGTHETLLAEGGLYARYWERQSGGFLGSDAIPEAAE; encoded by the coding sequence ATGCAGCAATGGTTCCAACGCTTCGTCCGCCGCGCGGGCGACATGATCGACCCCGAGGCACCAGCCGAGGGGCCGCCGCCGCGCGACCTCTGGCCCTTTACGCTTTGGGCGTTGAAGGGCGGCTGGTCGGTGATCTGGCTGGGCGTTGCGATTTCCGTTCTCGCGGGCATCACAGAGGTCGCCTCGATGTACCTCTTGGGTCGCGTGGTCGATGCCGTGGCCGCGCCTGCCGATGCGGTGATCCCGGTCGGCTGGCTGATCGCCGCCGCCGTCGGGCTCTTGCTGGTGGCGCGTCCCCTGCTGTTTGGCGGGCTGGCGCTGACGCAGGCGGTGATGATCGGGCCGAACATCCTGAAGCTGGTGCTGGCGCGGCTCTATCGCTGGACCATCGCCCAGCCGGTCAGCTTCTTCGACAACGACTTCGCCGGACGCGTGGCGCAGAAAAAGATGCAGGCCGCGCGCTCGTTGACCGAGATCGTGGTGGAGACGGTGAACGCCGTGACCTTCGGGCTGGCGACCGTCATGGCCACCGCCGTCCTTCTGGGCGGCATCAGCGGCTGGCTGCTTGGGTTCCTCGCGCTGTGGTTCGCGCTGTATGCCGGGTTCCTGAAGCTGACGCTTCCGATGGTCCGCACCCGGTCCGCCAAGCGGGCCGAGGCGCAGGCCATGGTCACCGGGCAGGTCGTCGACACCATCAGCAACATCAAGACGGTCAAGCTGTTCGCAGGCGGCGCGCATGAGGACCGGATGGCGCTGGGCGCCATGTCCGAACTGCGGGACAAGACGCTGCATTACGGCGAGGCGCAGACCGCCTTTCGCCTTGGCCTGATCTTCATCGCCGGGCTGCTGCCGATCCTCATGGTCGGCGCGGCGATCGCCCTGCGCGCGGGCGGCGTCAGCCCCGGCGACATCGCCGCCGTGGGCGCGGTGACGATCCGTCTGGCGCAGATGACCGGCTGGATCAGTTTCACCATGATGGTGATCTACTCGCACCTCGGAGAGGTCGAGGACGGCATGAACACCCTGTCCGTGCCGCATACGCTGACCGACGCCGAAGGCGCCGCCGATCTTCGGGTCAGCGCCGCAGAGGTTCGCTTTGACGGCGTGACCTTCACCTATGGCGGTGAAAGCGGCGGTGTCGAGGATCTGAACCTGACCATCGCGCCGGGCGAAAAGCTGGCCATCGTCGGGGCCTCCGGCGCGGGCAAGTCGACGCTGGTTTCGCTAATGTTGCGGCTCTACGACACAGAGGGCGGTGTCGTGCGGATCGACGGGCAGGACGTCTCTGGCGTGACGCAGGAAAGCCTGCGCCGCAAGATCGGCATGGTCACGCAGGAAACGGCGATGTTCAACCGCTCGGCGCTGGACAACATCCGCTACGGGCGTCCCGATGCCACCGATGCTGAGGTCATGGAGGCCGCCCGCGCCGCCGAGGCCCATGAGTTCATTCAGGAACTGCGCGACCACCGGGGCCGGCAGGGCTACGAGGCGCATCTGGGCGAGCGCGGCGTCAAGCTGTCGGGCGGCCAGCGGCAGCGCATCGCGCTGGCCCGGGCGATCCTCAAGGACGCGCCGATCCTCGTGCTCGACGAGGCGACAAGCGCTTTGGACTCCGAGGTCGAGGCCTCGATCCAGGAAGCGCTGGACCGCGTGATGGAGGGCAAGACGGTTCTGGCCATTGCACACAGGTTGTCCACAATCTCCAGCATGGACCGGATCATCGTCCTCGACGCGGGCCGCATCGTCGAAGAAGGCACGCACGAAACCCTTCTGGCAGAGGGTGGCCTTTACGCCCGCTATTGGGAGCGGCAGTCCGGCGGCTTCCTTGGCAGTGACGCCATCCCGGAGGCGGCGGAATGA
- a CDS encoding AAA family ATPase, with protein sequence MIVGQPGAGKSTLARALARRTGLPVVHTDCIHWQPGWVERDRDEKIALMRTEENRESWIIEGGLSATWDTRLARADTLIVLDLPVWLRLWRVLRRRLEYAGGQTRPDLPPDCPERLDPAFLRWIWDTRHSNRRRARAMIDAAGDRRVVLLESPRAVRRFLRDLDSGGLPGQ encoded by the coding sequence ATGATCGTCGGCCAGCCGGGCGCGGGGAAGTCCACGCTCGCCCGCGCGCTGGCGCGTCGGACCGGGCTGCCGGTTGTGCATACAGATTGCATACATTGGCAACCGGGCTGGGTGGAGCGCGACCGGGACGAGAAGATCGCCCTGATGCGCACCGAGGAAAATCGCGAAAGCTGGATCATCGAGGGCGGCCTGTCCGCCACGTGGGACACCCGGCTCGCGCGCGCCGATACCCTGATCGTCCTCGATCTGCCCGTCTGGTTGCGGCTTTGGCGCGTGCTCAGGCGAAGGCTCGAATACGCGGGCGGGCAGACCCGGCCCGACCTGCCGCCCGACTGTCCCGAACGGCTCGACCCCGCGTTCCTGCGCTGGATCTGGGACACGCGGCACAGCAACCGCCGCCGCGCCCGGGCGATGATCGACGCGGCGGGCGACCGGCGCGTGGTCCTGCTGGAAAGCCCGCGCGCGGTCCGGCGTTTTCTGCGGGATCTCGACAGCGGCGGCCTGCCGGGGCAATAG